A DNA window from Oleomonas cavernae contains the following coding sequences:
- a CDS encoding FAD-binding oxidoreductase: MWHLREDMSDAQKPQGASLKHDISVPVQRLDRFVAAPTPPSRRATPRCASSASATWATATCTSTQPAGGVDPAAFMARTQEFAEIVHDLTHQFGGSISAEHGLGRLKVDEITRYHSTVELDLKRRIKQAFDPRA, translated from the coding sequence CTGTGGCACCTGCGCGAAGACATGTCCGACGCGCAGAAACCCCAGGGCGCCAGCCTGAAGCACGATATCTCGGTCCCGGTCCAGCGCCTGGACCGGTTCGTTGCCGCGCCAACGCCGCCATCACGGCGCGCGACGCCCAGGTGCGCATCGTCTGCTTCGGCCACCTGGGCGACGGCAACCTGCACTTCAACTCAGCCAGCCGGTGGGGTGGATCCGGCCGCCTTCATGGCCCGCACGCAGGAGTTTGCGGAAATCGTCCACGACCTGACCCATCAGTTCGGCGGCTCGATCTCGGCCGAGCACGGCCTGGGCCGCCTGAAGGTCGACGAGATCACCCGCTATCACTCGACGGTGGAACTGGACCTGAAACGCCGGATCAAGCAGGCTTTCGACCCAAGGGCCTGA